One Aciduliprofundum boonei T469 genomic region harbors:
- a CDS encoding phospholipase D-like domain-containing protein produces MESKVIFLVIILLLIPYSHGEIGENAAKEHLLIYEASPYPYAKTDMEYVCIFNPLNVKINLNGYFITDFEGKLILHGSITPNSKIYIAQNSSSFLNFMGFYPNYTYAELKDGKFSLANKGDEIALYNGSKMVDMVIYGNSKYNGTGWIGKPLKLTQGHIIRRKNLIDTNTPKDWSTYHVIGQSDFKPEVFKASLEIFPYPDKWKEVLRFTKEAKSKILIESYTMDSLALEKVLEEKLKDGVEVNILLDGSPIGGIKDSEKYILQRLYLKGANIKFMINEPSKGIYDRYTFLHAKFIIVDDDKVLVSTENFGDSSLSPCGNRGYGVIVRNENFARYMVRVFYDDSKNVEDIENYSGYFQNVSLEENRIELRRATFSSVNLTAYIEPLIAPDFSYALFQSFVSGQRDLKIEALYIDNNVWNMLKNKTYRALVQYRREGENARLFDGYEHYIPYLHAKLIIGDSSVLVGSMNFGISSMLRNREVSLIIKSKNAANYLSKIFDYDWDGKYKPIIFAHIIEEKNELTIDLSKSVGNIKDYIIYVDGKKIYETNDAIIHLKLGSGVHKIKIIAIDYWGNTASLEKNVKIEGSTFDPRLIILLVFLAFFLYEIWKNHG; encoded by the coding sequence ATGGAGAGTAAAGTAATTTTTCTGGTTATTATCCTCCTTCTCATTCCGTATTCTCATGGAGAGATTGGAGAAAACGCTGCCAAGGAGCATCTTTTAATATATGAAGCAAGCCCGTATCCCTACGCAAAAACAGATATGGAATATGTTTGCATTTTTAACCCATTAAATGTAAAAATAAATTTAAACGGTTATTTTATAACTGATTTTGAAGGTAAGCTTATTCTCCACGGCTCAATTACACCTAATTCAAAAATATACATAGCCCAAAATTCTTCATCTTTCCTTAACTTTATGGGTTTCTATCCAAATTACACATACGCAGAGCTCAAAGATGGTAAATTCTCCCTAGCAAACAAGGGTGACGAAATTGCCCTTTACAACGGGTCAAAAATGGTGGACATGGTGATTTATGGAAATTCAAAATACAATGGCACAGGATGGATTGGCAAGCCATTAAAACTAACCCAGGGACATATAATTAGAAGAAAAAATCTAATAGATACAAATACACCCAAAGATTGGAGCACATACCATGTAATAGGTCAAAGTGATTTTAAGCCAGAAGTATTCAAAGCATCTTTGGAAATATTTCCCTATCCTGATAAATGGAAAGAGGTTTTGAGATTCACTAAAGAAGCAAAAAGCAAAATTCTCATAGAATCTTACACAATGGATAGCCTCGCCCTTGAAAAAGTGCTTGAAGAAAAATTGAAAGATGGTGTTGAAGTAAATATACTATTGGACGGCTCTCCAATCGGGGGCATTAAAGATTCGGAAAAATACATCTTGCAGAGGTTATATTTAAAGGGTGCAAATATAAAATTCATGATCAACGAGCCCTCCAAAGGCATATACGACAGATACACATTCTTGCATGCAAAGTTCATAATAGTTGATGATGATAAAGTACTTGTATCAACTGAAAATTTTGGAGATTCGTCCCTATCACCTTGTGGAAATAGGGGATATGGAGTTATAGTTAGAAACGAGAATTTTGCAAGGTACATGGTAAGGGTATTTTACGATGATTCTAAAAATGTAGAAGACATAGAGAATTATTCCGGCTATTTCCAAAATGTAAGTTTAGAGGAAAATAGAATAGAATTGCGAAGAGCAACATTTAGCAGTGTGAATCTCACCGCCTATATAGAGCCACTAATAGCACCCGATTTCTCATATGCTCTCTTCCAAAGCTTTGTATCGGGGCAGAGAGACCTTAAAATAGAGGCTCTCTACATAGACAATAATGTTTGGAATATGTTGAAAAATAAAACATATCGAGCTTTAGTTCAATACAGAAGGGAAGGAGAGAATGCAAGGTTGTTTGATGGATACGAGCATTACATTCCATATCTACATGCAAAGCTGATTATCGGGGATTCTTCCGTACTTGTTGGAAGTATGAACTTTGGAATATCCTCCATGCTTAGGAACAGAGAAGTATCCCTGATAATAAAAAGCAAAAATGCGGCAAATTATCTATCAAAAATATTTGATTACGATTGGGACGGAAAATACAAGCCCATAATATTCGCCCATATAATTGAAGAGAAAAATGAGTTAACTATAGATTTATCAAAAAGCGTTGGAAATATAAAGGACTACATAATTTATGTTGATGGAAAGAAAATTTATGAGACAAACGATGCAATTATTCACTTAAAATTAGGTTCGGGAGTTCATAAGATAAAAATCATTGCCATAGATTACTGGGGAAATACTGCAAGTTTGGAGAAAAATGTAAAAATTGAAGGGAGTACATTTGATCCGAGACTCATAATACTCTTAGTATTTCTTGCATTCTTCTTGTATGAAATTTGGAAGAATCATGGATGA
- the speE gene encoding polyamine aminopropyltransferase, whose product MELWYSEMHTKNIKIGFRIKEEIGHVHSDYQDIHLFDTYDYGKLLVIDGTVQMTERDEFIYHEMIVHPPLLTHRNPRKILIIGGGDGGAAREVLKHDVDEVHLVEIDEEVVKIARKHLPSVASSYENPKLHLHIENGIEFVKKNKNFDVIIIDSTDPVGPAEGLFTEEFYMNVKKSLADGGIISQQCGTPFYHPEEVCKVRRSLSKSFENVKIYLAYIPTYPSGMWSFVMASDEEIKLRRPLNFKTRYFNEEIYHSSMILPNFIQEECKKY is encoded by the coding sequence ATGGAGCTCTGGTACTCGGAGATGCATACTAAAAATATAAAGATTGGATTCAGAATAAAAGAGGAAATTGGGCATGTTCATTCTGATTATCAGGATATTCATCTCTTCGATACCTATGATTATGGAAAATTGCTTGTTATTGATGGAACTGTTCAGATGACTGAGAGGGATGAGTTCATATATCATGAAATGATAGTTCATCCTCCTTTGCTCACGCATAGAAATCCAAGAAAAATTTTGATTATTGGGGGAGGTGATGGGGGCGCTGCAAGGGAAGTTTTAAAGCATGATGTGGATGAAGTGCATTTAGTAGAAATTGATGAAGAGGTTGTTAAAATTGCCAGAAAACATTTGCCAAGCGTAGCCTCAAGTTATGAAAACCCCAAATTGCATTTGCACATAGAAAATGGAATAGAATTTGTAAAGAAAAACAAAAATTTTGATGTAATAATAATTGATTCCACCGATCCCGTTGGTCCAGCTGAAGGGTTGTTTACAGAGGAGTTTTATATGAATGTTAAAAAATCCTTGGCAGATGGGGGGATAATATCACAGCAATGCGGCACTCCATTTTATCACCCAGAAGAAGTGTGCAAAGTTAGAAGAAGCCTAAGTAAGAGCTTTGAGAATGTGAAGATATATCTTGCATATATACCCACTTATCCAAGCGGGATGTGGAGTTTTGTTATGGCGAGTGATGAAGAAATAAAACTTAGAAGGCCTTTGAATTTTAAAACGAGATATTTCAATGAAGAGATTTATCATTCATCCATGATTCTTCCAAATTTCATACAAGAAGAATGCAAGAAATACTAA